The genomic stretch CGGTTTCGTTCTGGTTCTGTTTGGTCATTGTCAATCTCCTTGGACACGGGGACATTACCCCAAATCAGTGTCCAAGAAAACCGGCGCCGCTCCAGTCGTCGCTGTCGGGGTGATAGTCCCGTTCCCCGCGCCCGCGGGGATGAACCGATGCAGGTACGGGCGCGGCGGAATGGTCACCCTGCGGCCGCGACCGGCCTGGCCGCCGAACTGGTGGATGGCGGCGTATCGTCGTGTCCCGGCGGACACCCAGGCGGCCCTGGCGCCGTGGCCGGGGACGAGGGTGTTCTTCAGGGCGCCGCTGACCTGCAGCATCTTGCCGGGCCACTTGTGCTGCAGCGCTCGCCGCAGCACGGTGCGGGGCGAAAGCCGTGGCCAGGGGCCGGTTGGGCCGTGCTCGTTGGCCAGATTATCGCGTACTTCCTCAAGCAGTATCTCGGACAGGCCCGCCATTACCGGCGACAGGTCGCTAACCTTGCTGGCCAGGGCCTGCAGCTGGCGGTTGACTGCGGCGTCGTTTACGGTGACGGTGATCATCTCTGCTCTTTCAACGCTTGCGTGCTGTGTTATGGTGTCGTGGTAGCGAGGTGACGACAGGAAACTTTCGGCGTCCTGCAGGCTTTCCAAGCGGATGGTGGGGAGAAGCCGGCCACCCGCCTCGCTACCACTCTTTCAGGGCTCCCGCGATAACCTGGTGCTCCTTGGAAACCAGGTTGTCCCCCTTAACAATGCCCGCTGTGACGAACGCATTCATTGTCCCCTGCTTTTTGACCCTTCTGTTGATCTTCACAACAGTAGGGCGTTACTAGTTTTCCTGGACACTGAATCGGGGTAAAGCCCCCGTGTCCAAGGAGATTGATAATGACAACGAACAACAAGAGCGAAGCTGCTGTAAGCCGTCCTGGAATGGGGCGCCGTTTCACCGCCTCGGCGTAGCCGTAATGAGAACGGGAAGTCGTTGTCGCAGTTGAGCAAAATAGGGCATTGCGTAATCGGAAAAGGGCAA from Desulfuromonas thiophila encodes the following:
- a CDS encoding phage virion morphogenesis protein, translated to MITVTVNDAAVNRQLQALASKVSDLSPVMAGLSEILLEEVRDNLANEHGPTGPWPRLSPRTVLRRALQHKWPGKMLQVSGALKNTLVPGHGARAAWVSAGTRRYAAIHQFGGQAGRGRRVTIPPRPYLHRFIPAGAGNGTITPTATTGAAPVFLDTDLG